TCAAGGATAGCATGAAATACATGCTTGTATCCGGTATTTTATTCGAAGAGCTGGGCTTTACGTACATTGGTCCTATTGATGGACATAACCTAGAGCTTGTGATTGATTCACTGCGTACAGCTGCGAATACACGTGGACCGGTCTTATTGCATGTGATCACCAAAAAAGGAAAAGGCTATCTGCCAGCAGAACAAAACGCAATGAAATGGCATGGAACAGATACCTATAAGATTGAATCTGGTGAAATGATTAAAGCCGTTGCTGCTGCGCCTGCCTACAAGAGTGTATTTGCTGATACGTTAATTAAGCTAACACAGCAAGACGATCGTATTGTAGCGATTACACCAGCTATGCCAGATGGTTCTGGTCTCTTAAAGTATGCTTCCGTATATCCTGAGCGAATGTTTGATGTAGGGATTGCTGAACAACATGCTTGTACATTCGCGGCTGGGCTGGCGACACAAGGAATGAAGCCGTTCCTAGCAATTTATTCCACCTTTTTGCAACGTGCCTATGACCAGTTAATCCATGATGTTGCTCGAATGAAGCTACCTGTTGTTTTTGCGGTAGACCGTGCTGGTTTGGTTGGAGCTGATGGAGAGACGCACCAAGGTGTTTATGATATCGCTTTTATGCGTGCTATTCCCAATATGGTCATTATGGCTCCAAAAGATGAGAATGAAATGCAGCATATGATGAAAACAGCGGCAGAATATGATGGCCCTATTTCCTTCCGCTATCCGCGTGGAAACGGTCTAGGTGTCAAAATGGATGAAGAGCTCAAGGCCCTTCCAATCGGTCAGATGGAAGTAGTTAGAGAGGGGAAAGGCGTAGCTGTTCTTTCATTTGGGCATATTTATGACGTCGCGGAAAAAGCCATTAATCTACTGCAAATGGATGGCATCATGCCGATGTTTGTCAATGCACGTTTTTGTAAACCCTTAGACGAAGAATTGCTCTTGCGTCTTGCCAAGGAAAATATGGACATTGTTACTGTGGAAGAGGGCTGTGTACAAGGCGGCTTTGGCAGTGCAGTCATGGAATTTTATGCTGAACAAGGAT
The nucleotide sequence above comes from Brevibacillus laterosporus LMG 15441. Encoded proteins:
- the dxs gene encoding 1-deoxy-D-xylulose-5-phosphate synthase, whose protein sequence is MLLENMKSPDDLKHLTISQLQQLSEEIRRFLIENLSKTGGHLAPNLGVVELTIALHYCFNSPKDKILWDVGHQAYVHKILTGRKDDFPTLRQYKGLCGFPKMAESAHDVWETGHSSTSLSGAMGMASARDLKKENYHVIGVIGDGALTGGMAFEALNHIGHEKKNVIVVLNDNEMSIAPNVGAMHNYLGKLRTDHIYNRAKDEVESLLKAIPAVGGKLAQLAEKVKDSMKYMLVSGILFEELGFTYIGPIDGHNLELVIDSLRTAANTRGPVLLHVITKKGKGYLPAEQNAMKWHGTDTYKIESGEMIKAVAAAPAYKSVFADTLIKLTQQDDRIVAITPAMPDGSGLLKYASVYPERMFDVGIAEQHACTFAAGLATQGMKPFLAIYSTFLQRAYDQLIHDVARMKLPVVFAVDRAGLVGADGETHQGVYDIAFMRAIPNMVIMAPKDENEMQHMMKTAAEYDGPISFRYPRGNGLGVKMDEELKALPIGQMEVVREGKGVAVLSFGHIYDVAEKAINLLQMDGIMPMFVNARFCKPLDEELLLRLAKENMDIVTVEEGCVQGGFGSAVMEFYAEQGYHNMVVEPMGIPDYFVEHGSVKEQRQEISLTAEAIAARVRSLLPVNKQRA